The Phycisphaerales bacterium AB-hyl4 genome has a window encoding:
- a CDS encoding HDOD domain-containing protein, with protein sequence MERLLESPRLPSLPAIALEVIELVQQQDVNVKQIAQTIQHDPALATRILKTVNSSFYGQTHAISTISHALVVLGLNSVKTLTLGFSLANNLKHSGGEGFDHMGFWKRSLYSATAARVLAGEVSLPQQEETFIAGLLQNLGMFAMNQVLGEEYTRLLIEVGDEHQQLAPLEHEAFDLDHAQVGEALARKWHLPPLLCTAIGNHENPDVVNEDEALHKLIRCVSLGSRAADVFITSNPGEAMEQYYLDAEQWFDLTDEQAEPLLRTVHTQTNEMRRLFDLPTGPLANPDDILARANEALLQISLQTQQKTSQLQKENRELAEQAWTDSLTGAANRGRFNVFIKEQFERTTHGAGPVSLLFLDTDHFKKFNDTYGHQTGDHVLVQLAGLLQNTLPDAAMVARYGGEEFAVVLPETDRRTAARLAEQLRLDIANEPIKADEGEQLQITASIGVATHDGSFFNNVEQLIKAADKGVYAAKDAGRNAVRIFTPHQSRRNPAA encoded by the coding sequence ATGGAACGTTTGCTCGAATCGCCCCGCCTGCCAAGCCTCCCGGCTATCGCGCTGGAGGTGATCGAGCTGGTTCAGCAACAGGACGTCAACGTCAAGCAGATCGCTCAAACCATCCAGCACGACCCCGCGCTGGCGACCCGCATCCTCAAAACCGTCAACTCCAGCTTCTACGGCCAGACGCACGCGATCAGCACCATCAGCCACGCGCTTGTCGTACTGGGCCTGAACAGCGTCAAGACGCTGACGCTCGGGTTCAGCCTCGCCAACAATCTTAAACACTCCGGCGGCGAAGGCTTCGACCACATGGGCTTCTGGAAGCGGAGCCTGTACAGCGCCACTGCCGCTCGCGTGCTCGCCGGTGAAGTGTCGCTGCCGCAACAGGAAGAAACCTTCATCGCCGGCCTGCTCCAGAATCTGGGCATGTTCGCGATGAACCAGGTGCTCGGCGAAGAGTACACCCGCCTGCTGATCGAAGTCGGCGACGAACACCAGCAACTCGCCCCGCTCGAACACGAAGCCTTCGACCTCGACCACGCCCAGGTCGGCGAAGCGCTGGCGCGCAAGTGGCATTTGCCGCCGCTGCTTTGCACCGCCATCGGCAACCACGAAAACCCCGACGTGGTCAACGAGGATGAAGCGTTACACAAGCTGATCCGCTGCGTCTCGCTGGGCTCGCGCGCGGCTGACGTGTTCATCACGAGCAACCCCGGCGAGGCGATGGAGCAGTATTACCTCGATGCGGAGCAATGGTTCGACCTCACCGACGAGCAGGCCGAGCCGCTGCTGCGCACCGTGCATACCCAGACCAACGAGATGCGCCGCCTCTTCGACCTGCCCACGGGCCCGCTGGCGAACCCTGACGACATTCTCGCCCGCGCCAACGAAGCGCTGCTGCAAATCAGCTTGCAGACGCAGCAGAAGACGTCGCAGTTGCAGAAAGAAAACCGCGAACTCGCGGAGCAGGCCTGGACCGATTCGCTCACCGGCGCGGCGAATCGCGGACGATTCAACGTTTTCATCAAAGAGCAGTTTGAGCGCACCACCCACGGGGCCGGGCCGGTGAGCCTGCTGTTCCTCGACACGGACCACTTTAAAAAGTTCAACGATACGTACGGCCACCAGACTGGCGATCATGTGCTCGTCCAACTCGCCGGCCTGCTGCAAAACACGCTGCCCGACGCGGCGATGGTCGCCCGCTACGGTGGCGAAGAGTTTGCCGTCGTGCTCCCCGAAACCGACCGCCGTACCGCCGCCCGCCTCGCGGAACAGCTTCGCCTTGATATCGCCAACGAGCCGATAAAGGCCGACGAAGGCGAACAACTGCAGATCACCGCGAGCATCGGCGTGGCGACACACGACGGCAGCTTCTTCAACAACGTCGAGCAGTTGATCAAGGCCGCCGACAAGGGCGTTTACGCGGCGAAAGACGCCGGGCGTAATGCCGTCCGCATCTTCACGCCTCACCAGTCCAGGCGAAACCCCGCCGCGTGA
- a CDS encoding HAD-IA family hydrolase produces MTQQGNIELVCFDLGRVLIRIVDDWSDACERAGVPIDEAWQAEATRRQLAELGQQHETGALACEQYFERSAAVAGLTSADVRQVSTAWLCEPFAGLEALLDALAAARVRTACLSNTNAHHWAMMYGRPGPCRLPLDRLDYRFASHLLGVAKPSPAIYEHVEQATSIAAERILFFDDLPANVAAAAERGWQAVQVTDRDDPLAQVSMELERRGVLRRT; encoded by the coding sequence CGCATCGTGGACGACTGGTCGGATGCGTGCGAGCGGGCGGGCGTGCCGATCGATGAGGCCTGGCAGGCCGAGGCGACGCGCCGTCAACTGGCGGAGCTTGGCCAGCAGCATGAGACCGGGGCGCTGGCGTGCGAGCAATACTTCGAGCGCAGCGCGGCCGTGGCGGGGCTGACGTCGGCGGACGTGCGGCAGGTCAGCACGGCGTGGCTGTGCGAGCCATTTGCCGGGCTGGAGGCATTGCTCGATGCGCTCGCGGCGGCGCGGGTGCGGACGGCCTGCCTCTCGAATACGAACGCGCATCACTGGGCGATGATGTACGGCCGGCCGGGCCCTTGCCGACTGCCGCTGGATCGACTGGACTACCGCTTTGCCAGCCATCTGCTGGGAGTGGCGAAGCCGAGCCCGGCGATCTATGAGCATGTAGAGCAGGCGACGAGCATCGCGGCGGAGCGCATTTTGTTTTTCGATGACCTGCCTGCGAACGTCGCGGCCGCGGCCGAGCGGGGCTGGCAGGCGGTGCAGGTGACAGACCGTGACGACCCGCTTGCGCAGGTTTCGATGGAACTGGAACGCCGTGGCGTGTTGCGTCGTACCTGA